GGCGGGGGACACGGTCACCGTGGTCGACCATCGCGGCCGCTTCTTCGCGACCGCGTATTGCAACCCGCGTTCGAAGATCGTCTTGCGCGTGCTCTCGTGGAACGACGAGCCTATCGACGCCGCGTTTTGGCGTCGCCGCATCGGCGCGGCGGTCGAAACGCGCGGCCAACTGCCGCCCGATGCGGCAAGGCGTTTGGTCAACGCGGAAGGCGACGGATTGCCGGGCCTTGTGGTGGATCGCTACGCAGGCTGGCTCGTAGCGCAGTGCTCGACCGCCGGAGTCGAGCGAGCCAAGGATGACATCGTCGCGGCCCTGCAAGACGTCTGCAAACCGCGGGGCGTTTTCGAGCGCAGCGACATGCCCGAGCGAGTACTCGAAGGCCTCGAGCAGCGCACCGGGTTGCTGGCGGGTGAAGAGCCGCCGGACCTCGTCGACATCAGCGAGGAGCCGGCGCGATTGCTCGTCGACGTCAAGCATGGGCAGAAGACCGGCCTCTTCCTCGACCAGCGCCTGAACCGCCAAGCCGTCGGAGGATACGCCGCCGGCCGCCGGGTCCTGAATTGCTTCGCGTACTCGGGCGGCTTCAGCGTCCACGCCGGACTAGGCGGCGCCGGCGAGATCACGAGCATCGACATCTCGGAGGAAGCCTGC
This window of the Candidatus Tumulicola sp. genome carries:
- a CDS encoding class I SAM-dependent rRNA methyltransferase, with protein sequence MRPTARLKPRRPERALHPWIFAGELEAVPDGVAAGDTVTVVDHRGRFFATAYCNPRSKIVLRVLSWNDEPIDAAFWRRRIGAAVETRGQLPPDAARRLVNAEGDGLPGLVVDRYAGWLVAQCSTAGVERAKDDIVAALQDVCKPRGVFERSDMPERVLEGLEQRTGLLAGEEPPDLVDISEEPARLLVDVKHGQKTGLFLDQRLNRQAVGGYAAGRRVLNCFAYSGGFSVHAGLGGAGEITSIDISEEACKLAERNMAHNGLPAGNVIAANCFDWLRSASDAGERFGLIILDPPAFARGKSSLDNAVRGYNELNLRAMKMLDEGGILVTCSCSRPVTHERFLDIVRHAARDAHRRLQVLEDRTQPPDHPVDLDAPESAYLKCLILRAW